The Candidatus Aegiribacteria sp. genome includes a window with the following:
- a CDS encoding MATE family efflux transporter, giving the protein MSKTTLTAAERTGLLGTQSIGRLLFRLSGPAMAGMLVNSMYNLVDTIFVGKGVGTLALAALAVCFPVQMFLLAVAQTVGIGSASIISRKLGAGLEKEAGRIAGGSFVLVAMLGLGISAAGLLFLDPVLRLFGASDQILPYGRDYLSIILFGGIFTAITVCSNNIARSEGNARVAMISMFIGAGVNIALDPIFIFGFGMGIRGAAIATVIGKICAFTWIMRYFITGKSHLKFNSSHLLPGLRQCLNILRTGSPSFARVAAGSVLAIAVNNTIMHYGHEVHLAILGVTNRMMIFALMPLFGLVQGLQPVVGYNYGAKMYGRVMKSLKYAIVSATLLCTAYWLLFELAPGFMLSMFSNDSELISSGAGIFRILVALMPLIGFQVMGAGVFQALGKSATALLLSVSRQILFLVPLTLLLPLLIRPSLNGVWFAFPAADLLAATVTGLFFYREIRKMKSLI; this is encoded by the coding sequence ATGAGTAAAACTACACTTACCGCAGCTGAAAGAACCGGTTTGCTGGGCACCCAGTCAATCGGCAGGCTTCTGTTCAGGCTCTCCGGTCCTGCCATGGCCGGAATGCTTGTTAACTCCATGTACAATCTTGTCGACACGATCTTTGTCGGCAAGGGAGTAGGTACTCTCGCGCTTGCGGCTCTTGCAGTCTGTTTTCCCGTTCAGATGTTCCTGCTTGCGGTTGCTCAGACCGTCGGGATTGGCTCTGCGTCAATAATCTCAAGAAAACTTGGCGCGGGTCTGGAGAAGGAAGCGGGCAGAATCGCCGGCGGTTCATTCGTACTTGTAGCTATGCTCGGACTTGGTATCTCCGCAGCCGGTCTTCTTTTCCTTGACCCTGTACTCAGGCTGTTCGGAGCCAGCGACCAGATACTCCCATATGGAAGGGATTACCTCTCAATAATTCTATTCGGGGGAATCTTCACTGCTATAACAGTATGCTCCAACAATATCGCTAGATCGGAAGGAAATGCCAGAGTAGCGATGATCAGCATGTTCATCGGCGCGGGCGTGAATATCGCTCTTGACCCCATATTCATCTTCGGTTTCGGAATGGGCATCAGAGGCGCTGCTATCGCTACGGTAATAGGGAAGATCTGCGCCTTTACCTGGATCATGAGGTACTTCATTACCGGAAAGAGCCATCTGAAATTCAACAGCAGCCATCTCCTGCCCGGATTGCGGCAGTGCTTGAATATTCTCAGAACAGGCTCACCGTCATTTGCACGGGTAGCAGCAGGAAGTGTCCTTGCCATAGCCGTGAATAACACGATCATGCACTACGGGCATGAAGTTCATCTTGCTATTCTGGGTGTAACCAACAGGATGATGATTTTCGCACTGATGCCGCTGTTCGGACTTGTGCAGGGTCTTCAGCCGGTAGTCGGTTATAACTATGGAGCGAAGATGTACGGGAGAGTCATGAAGTCCTTGAAGTACGCGATTGTATCGGCAACTCTTCTGTGTACAGCCTACTGGCTTCTTTTCGAGTTGGCTCCGGGGTTCATGCTGAGCATGTTCAGCAACGATTCCGAGCTTATCTCTTCGGGGGCCGGTATTTTCCGAATTCTCGTTGCATTGATGCCGTTAATCGGATTCCAGGTAATGGGAGCAGGTGTATTCCAGGCTCTGGGTAAGTCGGCTACTGCGCTTCTTTTATCGGTCTCGAGACAGATTCTTTTCCTTGTACCTCTTACTCTTCTCCTTCCTCTCCTTATCCGGCCTTCATTGAATGGCGTATGGTTCGCGTTCCCTGCAGCTGATCTTCTTGCGGCAACTGTAACAGGTCTCTTCTTCTACAGAGAGATCAGGAAGATGAAATCGTTAATCTGA
- a CDS encoding T9SS type A sorting domain-containing protein: MKLITICLVFTAVFAAASTISTPHQAASMVFNDILDGEVDGKSILSLERMLTAGETLGTWHEDITVPVNGYLVLIDDMAYANWEHPCRWVFVSAEGEMEIIRLMTPPDALPEMAMEYTCLPPPADFKDQYEDFIAWFIPNVQSSPENAEHMYAWIISGGYNSGNNHIRYYGDVQFVYNVLHRDYLIPDDHIIVCFSDGLNPAPDQSGGLNSNPDFDADGDNDINYDATYSGVVSGFNDIKAMLGADDHLLLYTTDHGGQGKFDSPPEVILNLWNTEYLDDDVIQVMLSELTAYSVHTVMEQCYSGGFLLEVLAGTTSMPSSFTSAANGYESSWSGATYPEYDEWVYYWTGSMHGTVPPTSGLPGGPLPGNPDMNSDGVVSFWEAADRALAWDTAGEHPQWDDDPDSCGEEYYLGGKISVGIGNGRTPILPTTGNINLACNPVLSVSTLLIRIDNSCRVEISVYDMAGHIIETLLSEELAAGEHSLVWDTEHLASGTYLVRFRADDFIESIKAVKI, encoded by the coding sequence ATGAAATTAATTACAATCTGTTTAGTGTTTACAGCAGTTTTCGCGGCTGCTTCAACGATCAGCACTCCTCACCAGGCGGCGAGTATGGTTTTCAATGATATTCTTGATGGTGAGGTGGATGGGAAATCTATTCTTTCACTTGAAAGAATGCTGACCGCAGGTGAAACGCTTGGAACCTGGCATGAGGATATAACGGTTCCTGTTAACGGCTACCTTGTCCTCATTGATGATATGGCTTACGCGAACTGGGAGCATCCGTGCCGCTGGGTCTTTGTTTCTGCAGAGGGCGAAATGGAGATCATAAGACTTATGACTCCGCCTGATGCCCTGCCGGAAATGGCAATGGAATACACCTGTCTTCCCCCTCCAGCTGACTTCAAGGATCAATACGAAGATTTCATTGCCTGGTTCATACCAAATGTTCAGTCATCTCCTGAAAATGCTGAACATATGTATGCATGGATTATTTCCGGAGGATACAATTCCGGTAACAATCATATCCGATATTATGGCGATGTGCAGTTCGTATATAATGTTCTGCATCGTGACTATCTTATTCCTGATGATCATATAATCGTGTGCTTCTCTGATGGACTTAATCCCGCTCCTGACCAGTCGGGCGGTTTGAACTCCAATCCTGATTTCGATGCTGATGGCGACAATGATATTAATTACGATGCTACTTACTCAGGTGTTGTCAGTGGTTTCAATGATATCAAAGCCATGCTTGGCGCAGATGATCATCTTCTTCTTTATACAACGGACCATGGAGGCCAAGGTAAGTTCGACAGCCCCCCTGAAGTAATTCTCAATCTCTGGAACACCGAATACCTGGATGATGATGTTATTCAGGTTATGCTATCCGAACTTACAGCCTACTCCGTTCACACTGTCATGGAACAATGCTATTCCGGAGGGTTCCTTCTGGAAGTGCTGGCCGGTACGACTTCTATGCCCAGCTCTTTCACTTCAGCCGCAAACGGATACGAGTCAAGCTGGTCAGGAGCCACTTATCCGGAGTATGACGAATGGGTTTATTACTGGACAGGTTCGATGCATGGAACTGTCCCGCCAACATCAGGTTTGCCGGGAGGACCCTTACCCGGTAATCCGGATATGAACTCTGACGGTGTAGTTTCTTTCTGGGAAGCTGCAGACAGGGCACTTGCATGGGATACCGCAGGTGAGCACCCGCAGTGGGATGATGATCCTGATTCGTGCGGAGAGGAATACTACCTCGGCGGAAAGATCTCTGTGGGAATCGGAAATGGCAGGACACCGATCCTTCCGACAACCGGTAATATAAACCTGGCATGTAATCCTGTATTATCCGTATCTACCCTTTTGATCCGCATAGACAATTCCTGTAGAGTCGAAATCTCCGTATACGATATGGCCGGTCATATAATTGAAACTCTGCTCAGCGAAGAACTGGCTGCAGGTGAACATTCACTTGTCTGGGACACAGAACATCTTGCGTCCGGAACTTACCTGGTGAGATTCAGAGCGGATGATTTCATTGAAAGCATAAAAGCGGTTAAGATCTGA
- a CDS encoding thioredoxin family protein: protein MKKNLTVLMLAGMLSMACGQAENDGPVTESGSGPLGELVWFNDDFNAASAEAETSGKPLLIDMYADWCGPCVTLGEEYFTSEEMHPVLSNFVLLRLDVDSPAGGPYAAQYSVSAIPCIVIAKADGTEINRIVGTTPTIGQYVTALEEILQQI from the coding sequence ATGAAAAAGAATTTGACAGTGCTCATGCTTGCCGGAATGCTTTCAATGGCCTGTGGCCAGGCTGAGAATGACGGACCTGTTACAGAAAGCGGCAGCGGGCCTCTCGGAGAACTGGTTTGGTTCAATGATGATTTCAACGCAGCCAGCGCTGAGGCGGAAACATCGGGCAAACCGCTTTTGATTGACATGTACGCCGACTGGTGCGGTCCGTGCGTAACTCTCGGGGAAGAGTATTTTACAAGTGAAGAGATGCACCCGGTACTTTCCAACTTCGTTCTTTTAAGGCTGGATGTCGACAGCCCTGCAGGCGGACCTTATGCCGCGCAATACAGCGTATCAGCAATTCCCTGCATCGTAATAGCAAAAGCTGACGGAACCGAAATTAACAGGATAGTCGGAACCACGCCTACTATTGGACAGTACGTAACCGCGCTTGAAGAGATTCTGCAACAGATATAA
- a CDS encoding NUDIX hydrolase: protein MRPVTPLLTVDAIIEMPDGRIVLIKRKYPPAGWALPGGFVDPGESLAEAVRREAFEETSLNIEAVQLFHIYSKPWRDPRGDTVSVVYCCRAFGIPSGGDDAAVAEAFSPESFPPDITFDHGKILNQFLDWKRTGKLPSVEE from the coding sequence ATGAGACCGGTTACGCCTCTTTTAACTGTTGACGCAATAATCGAAATGCCGGACGGACGGATAGTTCTCATAAAACGGAAATATCCTCCAGCAGGCTGGGCGCTTCCCGGAGGGTTTGTCGATCCCGGGGAAAGCCTTGCCGAAGCTGTAAGAAGAGAAGCGTTCGAGGAGACATCACTGAATATCGAAGCCGTTCAATTATTTCACATCTATTCAAAGCCCTGGCGCGATCCCAGAGGTGATACTGTCAGCGTGGTTTACTGCTGCAGGGCTTTCGGTATTCCCTCAGGAGGAGATGACGCTGCTGTAGCTGAAGCTTTCAGCCCGGAATCTTTTCCTCCCGACATTACTTTTGATCACGGGAAAATCCTTAATCAGTTTCTTGATTGGAAGAGAACAGGCAAACTGCCTTCGGTAGAAGAATAG
- a CDS encoding HIT family protein, whose amino-acid sequence MEDCVFCQIVAGQSPASIFYEDDVVLGFMTLGPVTQGHAMIIPKKHITYMKDMDEETGAHLFRITQRTAAAIRSSGVKCEGINLFLADGEAAFQEIFHLHIHVFPRYRGDSFKLVADWDKKPKRQELDEIARQIKAAYDQLWLNDKKTST is encoded by the coding sequence ATGGAAGATTGTGTTTTTTGTCAGATAGTGGCAGGTCAAAGTCCCGCTAGTATTTTCTATGAGGATGATGTTGTGCTTGGGTTCATGACGCTTGGCCCTGTAACCCAAGGGCATGCAATGATTATTCCCAAGAAACATATTACTTACATGAAAGATATGGATGAGGAGACAGGAGCCCATCTTTTCCGTATTACACAAAGAACAGCCGCGGCTATTCGGTCTTCAGGCGTTAAATGTGAAGGTATTAATTTATTCCTGGCGGATGGGGAAGCGGCATTCCAAGAGATATTTCATTTGCATATACATGTCTTTCCGCGATACAGAGGAGACTCCTTCAAGCTGGTCGCTGATTGGGACAAGAAACCTAAGAGACAGGAACTCGATGAGATAGCGCGACAAATTAAGGCAGCATACGATCAGCTGTGGTTAAATGATAAGAAGACCAGCACATAA
- a CDS encoding OmpA family protein — protein sequence MTAASSASGAFSMNLPDGTWSIRARSEGYIESVKTVSVSGGAMTVADFTMNPALESGETLSFASIYFNSGSDVIQLISYGILDEVVSLLKDNSGVTVQVVGHTDSDGSSSMNQDLSLRRAQSVKNYLIQHGIAPDRLSTSGMGESSPIASNSTPQGKAENRRIDFVIL from the coding sequence GTGACAGCTGCTTCCAGCGCTTCAGGCGCATTCAGTATGAATCTTCCGGACGGAACCTGGTCTATCCGGGCAAGATCTGAAGGGTACATCGAATCGGTTAAGACAGTATCAGTATCCGGTGGCGCAATGACCGTCGCTGATTTCACTATGAATCCGGCTCTGGAAAGTGGAGAAACGCTTAGTTTCGCCAGCATATATTTCAACAGCGGAAGTGATGTCATCCAGCTTATATCCTATGGTATCCTTGACGAGGTGGTATCGCTGCTGAAAGATAACTCCGGGGTGACTGTGCAAGTTGTTGGTCACACCGATTCAGATGGAAGCTCTTCCATGAATCAGGATCTCAGTCTGCGCAGAGCACAGAGTGTCAAGAACTATCTTATTCAGCATGGTATTGCCCCGGATAGACTTTCAACGAGTGGAATGGGTGAGTCCAGCCCGATAGCTTCAAACTCCACCCCGCAGGGAAAAGCAGAGAACCGGAGAATAGACTTCGTTATACTATGA